A single genomic interval of Mycolicibacterium holsaticum DSM 44478 = JCM 12374 harbors:
- a CDS encoding class I SAM-dependent methyltransferase yields MPRQSDRYIPDLYSRDINVYEADYQEFIRQALRDLRQCKISGHTLLWEASQLQGDGLLLDLGVWIGWSTRLLAEKSGRRVYGFDTFEGLVEDWQIDDQKLIRAGALSIAEPFAQRLIEDTGVTIEDGIPAALGRDVQFVRGSTYDTLAPFLDAHPGPIRLFHMDLDTYDSCLHALETCKERFTVGSILVFDEYLVTNGEMRAFYEFQNKYDFEFRYRAWGLEIMEMNVAMVTDPVKRLIHHVEWFQAQRLLGVGSYVWKMWDKRFWRFWLGAPWGDIRFMLGAVGQRKSVSLEITGLGRLGA; encoded by the coding sequence GTGCCTCGACAAAGCGACCGATATATCCCGGACTTGTACTCCCGCGATATCAACGTCTACGAGGCTGACTACCAGGAATTCATTCGTCAGGCGTTGAGAGATCTGCGCCAGTGCAAGATTTCGGGCCACACCTTGTTATGGGAGGCGTCCCAACTCCAAGGTGACGGGCTGCTCCTCGACCTGGGAGTGTGGATCGGATGGTCGACCCGACTGCTGGCGGAGAAGTCCGGTCGCCGCGTGTACGGCTTCGACACGTTCGAGGGCCTGGTCGAGGATTGGCAGATAGACGACCAGAAGCTCATCAGGGCTGGTGCATTGTCGATTGCAGAGCCGTTCGCACAACGCCTCATCGAAGACACCGGGGTCACGATCGAAGACGGGATTCCAGCTGCGCTGGGACGTGATGTCCAGTTCGTCAGGGGCAGCACCTATGACACGTTGGCGCCGTTCCTCGATGCTCACCCAGGGCCGATACGGCTCTTCCATATGGATTTGGACACCTACGACAGCTGTCTGCACGCGCTGGAAACCTGCAAGGAACGCTTCACTGTGGGCTCGATTCTTGTGTTTGACGAGTACCTGGTGACGAATGGTGAAATGAGGGCGTTCTACGAGTTCCAGAACAAGTACGACTTCGAGTTCCGTTACCGGGCCTGGGGATTGGAGATCATGGAGATGAACGTCGCCATGGTGACGGATCCTGTGAAGCGCCTGATTCACCACGTCGAATGGTTCCAAGCACAGCGCTTACTGGGGGTTGGGAGCTACGTGTGGAAGATGTGGGACAAGCGATTCTGGCGGTTCTGGTTGGGCGCACCGTGGGGTGATATCCGGTTCATGCTCGGCGCGGTCGGACAGCGTAAGTCGGTCAGCTTGGAGATCACCGGGCTCGGACGCCTAGGGGCCTGA
- a CDS encoding Gfo/Idh/MocA family protein encodes MPHDGGPVRIGILGASSFAPTTIINPAKENAEVVVAAAASRDQPSADEFAAKYGISKAYGSYEALIDDPDLDAIYVLVPTSMHGRWTKAALAAGKHVLCEKPFTANAAEAREVAELAAKSDRVVMEAIQFRHHPLTRRVEEVIASGELGTLQRVDVSLCVLLPTFKANCYNFALGGGAMMDAGSYVANMARTFGGSTPEVVSAQAKLQKPHVDRAMSAELRYAGGHTGRLRCALWSANLFWATASVVGDAGKLRVLSPAAPHLYPRLSIRSANGRRVERFSRRATYAYQLDTFAAAVLRGEPVRTTPEDAVENMSVIDAVYRAAGLPIREAS; translated from the coding sequence ATGCCACACGATGGGGGGCCGGTACGGATCGGCATTTTGGGCGCTTCAAGCTTCGCACCGACGACCATCATCAATCCGGCAAAGGAGAACGCCGAAGTTGTAGTGGCGGCGGCAGCATCTCGTGATCAGCCCAGTGCCGACGAGTTTGCGGCTAAGTACGGCATATCCAAGGCATATGGCAGCTACGAGGCCCTGATCGACGATCCCGACCTGGACGCCATCTATGTACTGGTGCCCACCAGCATGCACGGTCGGTGGACCAAGGCTGCCCTTGCCGCGGGCAAGCACGTGTTGTGTGAAAAGCCGTTCACCGCCAATGCCGCCGAGGCCCGCGAGGTCGCCGAGTTGGCGGCCAAGTCAGACCGGGTGGTCATGGAGGCAATCCAATTTCGACATCACCCGTTGACCCGGCGGGTCGAGGAGGTCATCGCCTCAGGGGAGTTGGGCACACTGCAGCGGGTAGACGTCAGCTTGTGTGTCTTGCTTCCGACGTTCAAGGCGAACTGCTATAACTTCGCGCTTGGTGGCGGCGCGATGATGGATGCCGGAAGTTATGTGGCGAACATGGCCCGCACATTCGGTGGGTCGACGCCGGAAGTAGTTTCGGCGCAAGCAAAACTGCAGAAACCACACGTGGACCGCGCCATGTCGGCCGAGTTGCGGTACGCGGGGGGCCACACCGGTCGACTTCGCTGCGCCTTATGGTCGGCCAACCTGTTCTGGGCTACGGCGAGCGTGGTCGGTGACGCCGGGAAGCTGCGGGTGCTCAGCCCCGCGGCACCTCACCTCTACCCACGGCTTTCGATCCGATCTGCCAACGGCCGGCGTGTGGAGCGCTTCTCGCGACGGGCCACCTATGCCTATCAGCTGGACACATTCGCCGCAGCGGTGCTGCGTGGGGAGCCAGTACGGACTACGCCAGAAGACGCGGTCGAGAACATGTCTGTTATCGACGCGGTCTACCGCGCCGCGGGCCTTCCGATCCGCGAAGCGAGCTGA